One Apostichopus japonicus isolate 1M-3 chromosome 7, ASM3797524v1, whole genome shotgun sequence genomic region harbors:
- the LOC139970281 gene encoding heparan sulfate 2-O-sulfotransferase 1-like gives MAFKFRELFLMTVVFTLMLIGLLDIAKFKENRIENEEPSYKQSFNTRESWPLIDISANEIEPMPATTEPFDCSKKVLGGTNYTMIYNVLPKTGSRTFTSLCQRITHGNGIRKHREGRNPVKLTPKNQTLRLNSSLLKNFYQQSSKDAVLIRGHNVYVLPWESNVVFLNTIREPIPWMISLYYYSRYGDGNRAMGNTVDDTSFDECVARNLSYCVPKLFQYLKYFCGESPVCRSHDALSTSKSNFDSFLVVGLTEEFRSFIQLIDILLPDVYGGILAVYDQNVKQLHNRTRTKKKQGPLEETIRKLKERRDVQIMYEFYNFVKRKFHRLHRCVLGED, from the exons ATGGCATTTAAATTTCGAGAATTGTTTTTAATGACTGTTGTTTTTACCCTCATGCTTATTGGACTGTTGGATATTGCAAAATTTAAGGAGAACAGAATTGAAAACGAAGAACCAAGCTATAAGCAAAGTTTCAATACTCGTGAATCTTGGCCATTGATCGACATAAGTG CAAATGAAATAGAGCCGATGCCTGCTACAACTGAACCATTTGATTGTTCGAAGAAAGTACTTGGAGGAACG AATTACACGATGATTTATAACGTGTTGCCGAAAACAGGAAGTCGTACTTTTACATCATTGTGCCAAAGGATAACGCACGGTAATGGTATACGTAAACACAGGGAAGGAAGAAATCCCGTAAAGCTTACACCAAAG AATCAAACCTTAAGGCTAAATTCCTCTCTACTGAAGAACTTCTACCAACAATCTAGTAAAGATGCTGTTCTGATAAGAGGACATAACGTTTACGTTCTACCTTGGGAAAG TAATGTTGTTTTCCTAAACACTATTCGTGAGCCAATACCGTGGATGATATCCTTGTACTACTATTCAAGATATGGAGACGGCAATAGAGCTATGGGTAATACCGTGGAC GATACAAGCTTTGATGAATGCGTAGCAAGAAATCTTTCGTACTGTGTCCCAAAATTATTCCAATACCTCAAGTATTTTTGCGGAGAGAGTCCCGTTTGTAG ATCTCACGATGCTTTATCGACATCCAAATCAAATTTTGATTCATTTTTAGTAGTCGGTTTAACTGAAGAGTTCAGATCttttattcaattgatcgatataCTTTTACCAGACGTATATGGAGGAATTCTTGCAGTTTATGACCAAAATGTTAAAC AACTACATAACAGAACTAGAACCAAAAAGAAACAGGGTCCACTTGAAGAAACGATTAGGAAATTAAAGGAAAGACGGGATGTACAAATTATGTATGAATTCTACAATTTCGTTAAGAGAAAGTTTCATCGCCTTCATAGATGCGTTTTGGGGGAAGACTGA